Proteins found in one Vallitalea guaymasensis genomic segment:
- a CDS encoding IS256 family transposase, giving the protein MARKKRSPEREALIKQLIAEYQPKTAQDAHDTVKDLLGDMIQGLLEGELEDELGYSKYDYHEKETNNSRNGYSKKTVRSSSGNIELDIPRDRNGEFEPQVVKKYQRDVSNIEDQVLSMYAKGMTTRDISTHLKSVYGVDASAEMISRMTNKVLPIAKEWQNRPLTEKYAIVFMDAIHYNVRENNAIVKKAVYIAIGIKLDGKKEVLGMWIGGNESAKYWLGVLNEIKNRGVKDILIMSVDGLSGFGDAIHAVYPQTEIQRCIVHQIRYSTRFISYKDIKSYMKDLKLVYQASTEDIALQQLDALEDKWGKKYSSSISSWRNNWPSLSTYFKYPLELRKIIYTTNAIENFNRQLRKVTKTKSIFPTDDSLFKSLYLAMMDITAKWKGKPREWPKIMEQLFIYFEDRISTADLD; this is encoded by the coding sequence ATGGCAAGAAAAAAACGATCACCAGAACGAGAAGCATTAATCAAACAACTTATTGCAGAGTACCAACCTAAAACAGCCCAGGATGCACATGATACGGTCAAAGACTTACTTGGGGATATGATTCAAGGTCTGCTTGAAGGAGAACTTGAAGATGAACTAGGTTACAGTAAGTATGACTACCACGAAAAGGAAACCAATAATAGTCGGAATGGCTATAGTAAGAAAACTGTTCGTTCATCTTCAGGAAATATTGAACTCGATATTCCTAGAGATCGAAACGGAGAGTTTGAACCTCAAGTCGTAAAGAAGTACCAAAGGGATGTCTCAAACATTGAAGATCAAGTCTTATCTATGTATGCCAAAGGCATGACTACGAGAGATATATCAACTCATCTTAAATCTGTTTACGGTGTTGATGCATCTGCGGAAATGATTTCTAGAATGACTAATAAAGTGCTACCAATAGCTAAAGAATGGCAAAACAGACCTCTTACTGAAAAATATGCCATCGTATTTATGGATGCGATTCACTACAATGTTCGAGAAAATAACGCCATTGTCAAGAAGGCTGTTTATATCGCTATCGGTATCAAGTTAGATGGCAAAAAAGAGGTTCTAGGGATGTGGATTGGTGGTAATGAAAGTGCTAAATACTGGTTAGGTGTACTTAACGAAATTAAGAATCGAGGTGTAAAAGATATTCTTATTATGTCTGTCGATGGGTTAAGTGGATTCGGTGATGCTATTCATGCAGTCTATCCCCAAACGGAAATACAAAGATGTATTGTACACCAGATTCGCTATTCAACAAGGTTTATTTCCTACAAGGATATCAAATCTTATATGAAGGATTTAAAGCTTGTTTATCAAGCTTCTACAGAAGATATTGCCTTACAACAGTTAGATGCATTAGAAGATAAATGGGGTAAGAAATATTCCAGTTCCATCAGCTCTTGGAGAAACAACTGGCCATCATTGTCCACGTATTTCAAGTATCCACTAGAACTCAGAAAGATAATCTATACGACAAATGCGATCGAAAATTTCAATAGGCAGTTACGAAAAGTAACCAAGACAAAATCAATCTTTCCAACAGATGATTCCTTGTTTAAATCCCTTTACTTAGCAATGATGGATATCACAGCTAAGTGGAAAGGAAAGCCACGTGAATGGCCTAAAATCATGGAGCAACTCTTCATCTATTTTGAGGATAGAATATCAACGGCGGATTTAGATTAA
- a CDS encoding flavodoxin family protein, translating into MLVKTPGKCIFRDLDQFHRKYLEADKVIIFSQIKKGFISGKMKTIIDRLICHYLPYIEISKEGSNHLARYNKYPDIEFYYEGNFSMKNGKQILEDYIIRTFTQYRSKNIMVKDINTWGATK; encoded by the coding sequence TTGTTGGTTAAAACTCCTGGAAAGTGTATTTTTAGAGATTTAGATCAATTTCATAGAAAATATCTTGAAGCAGATAAGGTTATAATCTTTTCTCAAATAAAAAAAGGTTTCATAAGCGGTAAGATGAAGACGATAATAGATAGATTAATATGCCATTATCTACCTTATATAGAAATATCTAAAGAAGGGTCTAACCACCTAGCTAGATATAATAAATATCCCGATATAGAATTTTACTATGAAGGTAATTTTTCCATGAAAAATGGTAAACAAATCCTTGAAGATTATATTATAAGGACATTCACTCAATATCGTTCTAAAAACATCATGGTTAAGGATATTAATACTTGGGGGGCAACAAAATGA
- a CDS encoding uroporphyrinogen decarboxylase family protein, giving the protein MSKFVPDYNNILNAANNVKPARMPLYEHIISDERMEKILNKEFVELLNGNIADKREYMRNYTNFFKEMGYDTVSMERCIGQIMPGSGALGNHQPGVIKTREDFNKYPWAEIPDLFFDAFSDDFKLLREEMPQGMKAIGGPGNGVFECVQDLVGYTELCYISIDDPELYKDLFSTVGKTMFAIWERFLKEFGDIYAVCRFGDDLGFKSQTLISADDIRNNIIPQYQKIIAAVHSYNKPFLLHSCGQIFDVMDDLINVAKINAKHSNEDQIAPFSVWVEKYGDIIGNFGGVDTDVLCRCSEQEIREYVKNVINYSVDHKGFALGSGNSIPSYVPIEGYLAMVETARVCRGE; this is encoded by the coding sequence ATGAGTAAATTCGTTCCAGATTATAATAATATCTTGAATGCAGCAAATAATGTTAAGCCTGCAAGAATGCCATTGTATGAGCATATTATTTCAGATGAAAGAATGGAAAAGATTCTTAATAAAGAATTTGTTGAATTATTAAATGGAAATATAGCCGATAAAAGAGAATATATGAGAAACTATACAAATTTCTTCAAAGAAATGGGATATGATACAGTATCCATGGAAAGATGTATAGGACAGATAATGCCTGGTAGTGGTGCATTAGGAAACCACCAGCCTGGTGTTATTAAGACAAGAGAAGATTTTAATAAATATCCTTGGGCAGAGATACCAGATCTATTTTTTGATGCTTTTTCAGATGATTTTAAGTTATTAAGAGAAGAAATGCCACAAGGTATGAAAGCAATAGGGGGACCAGGTAACGGAGTTTTTGAATGTGTTCAAGACCTAGTAGGATATACTGAATTATGTTATATCTCAATTGATGACCCTGAACTCTATAAGGACTTGTTTAGTACAGTTGGTAAGACTATGTTTGCCATATGGGAAAGATTTTTGAAAGAGTTTGGAGATATTTATGCTGTATGTAGATTTGGTGATGATTTAGGATTCAAAAGTCAAACTTTAATATCTGCAGATGATATCAGAAATAATATAATACCTCAATATCAAAAGATAATTGCAGCAGTTCATTCTTATAATAAACCTTTTCTACTACATTCATGTGGACAAATCTTTGACGTTATGGATGACCTTATTAATGTAGCAAAAATCAATGCTAAACATTCTAATGAAGACCAGATAGCTCCATTCTCTGTTTGGGTAGAGAAATATGGAGATATAATTGGTAATTTTGGCGGAGTAGATACAGATGTCTTATGCCGCTGTAGTGAACAAGAAATAAGAGAGTATGTTAAAAACGTCATAAATTATTCTGTAGACCATAAAGGATTTGCTCTAGGTTCTGGAAACTCAATTCCAAGCTATGTACCAATTGAAGGGTATTTAGCAATGGTAGAGACTGCAAGAGTGTGCAGAGGAGAATAA
- the ltrA gene encoding group II intron reverse transcriptase/maturase → MAELSEVSRGHSTKSCYRMTRKDRTIGGFEELKETEKYVKSRQLHKEDYSLESKVELDGKEKVHSISLTSDRKQNDENVYTSALLERILDKDNMNEAFKRVKKNKGSHGIDKLTVDELLTYLQEHGADLKESILEGKYIPQPVRRVEIPKDNGKKRQLGIPTVVDRVIQQAIAQVLSPIFEEIFSEYSYGFRPNRGCHDALKQCKTYINDGYRYAIDLDLEAYFDTVNHDKLIGLIYKQVKDVRVISLIRKYLQAGVMKDGVISKPPKGVPQGGNLSPLLSNIMLNELDVELETRGLRFVRYADDCNIYVKSLKAAHRVMASITKFIEGRLKLKVNQEKSKVGRPWKLKFLGYSFYCVKGGVDFRVHEKSIRKLKEKIKYLTGRSRIGNIKATYIKIKQVIVGWINYFKLAKMKDKMRQLDEWLRSRLRMCYWKQWKKIKTKYKNLRKLGIDEGKAWEFANTRKGYWRTAHSPILSKTITNAKLKKSGLVSLTEIYAQVC, encoded by the coding sequence ATGGCTGAACTATCAGAAGTCAGCAGAGGTCATAGTACTAAGTCATGCTATAGAATGACTAGGAAGGACCGAACGATAGGAGGTTTTGAAGAATTGAAAGAAACAGAGAAATACGTTAAAAGCAGACAACTTCATAAAGAAGACTATTCTCTAGAGAGTAAAGTGGAACTGGATGGTAAAGAGAAAGTGCATAGTATTTCACTGACGTCTGATAGGAAGCAAAACGACGAAAATGTATATACTAGTGCGTTATTAGAAAGAATTCTTGACAAAGACAACATGAACGAAGCCTTTAAAAGAGTCAAGAAAAATAAAGGAAGCCATGGAATTGATAAATTAACAGTAGATGAACTTCTAACTTATTTACAAGAACATGGTGCTGACTTGAAGGAATCGATACTAGAGGGGAAGTATATTCCCCAACCTGTTAGAAGGGTAGAAATACCAAAAGACAATGGGAAGAAAAGGCAATTAGGCATACCAACAGTAGTAGACCGAGTTATCCAACAAGCAATAGCCCAAGTGTTAAGTCCAATATTTGAAGAAATATTTTCAGAATATAGCTATGGATTTAGACCTAATAGAGGCTGTCATGATGCTTTGAAACAATGTAAAACATATATTAATGATGGTTATAGATATGCAATAGATTTAGATTTAGAGGCATATTTTGACACAGTTAACCATGATAAGTTAATAGGATTAATCTATAAACAAGTCAAGGATGTTAGAGTTATAAGTTTGATAAGGAAATATCTACAAGCAGGTGTTATGAAAGATGGTGTCATCAGTAAACCACCAAAAGGTGTGCCTCAGGGCGGAAATTTATCGCCATTATTGAGTAATATCATGCTAAATGAGTTAGATGTGGAATTAGAAACAAGAGGTTTGCGATTCGTAAGATATGCAGATGACTGTAATATTTATGTGAAAAGTTTGAAAGCAGCACATCGTGTCATGGCAAGTATCACAAAGTTTATTGAAGGAAGACTCAAGTTGAAAGTGAATCAAGAAAAAAGTAAAGTTGGTAGACCATGGAAACTGAAATTTTTAGGCTATTCATTCTACTGCGTAAAAGGTGGAGTGGATTTTAGAGTACATGAAAAGTCAATACGAAAGTTGAAGGAGAAAATAAAGTATCTGACAGGCAGAAGTAGAATAGGAAATATAAAAGCAACCTATATAAAAATTAAACAAGTGATAGTAGGTTGGATTAACTATTTTAAACTGGCAAAAATGAAAGATAAAATGCGACAATTGGACGAATGGTTAAGAAGTAGACTTCGCATGTGCTATTGGAAACAATGGAAGAAAATCAAAACCAAGTATAAGAATCTTAGAAAACTAGGTATTGATGAAGGAAAAGCATGGGAGTTTGCAAATACAAGAAAAGGTTATTGGCGAACAGCCCATAGCCCAATCTTATCAAAAACCATAACTAATGCAAAGCTAAAGAAATCAGGATTAGTGTCTTTAACTGAAATATATGCACAAGTATGTTAA
- a CDS encoding diaminopimelate dehydrogenase, whose protein sequence is MKNIIKIGIVGYGNLGRGVEFAIKQNPDMQLAAIFTRRDPKTLVVADNSVKVLSIADAEQYKDDIDVLILCGGSATDLPVQGPQFAKMFNTVDSFDTHAKIPEYFEAVDEAAKSNNNLSIISVGWDPGLFSMNRLLSQCVLPEGNDYTFWGRGVSQGHSDAIRRIEGVQGAVQYTIPIDSALEKVRSGENPELTTREKHIRDCYVVAKEGADKAKIENEIKTMPNYFSDYDTNVTFISEEELKANHSEMPHGGFVIRSGKTGEDNKHNQIIEFSLKLDSNPELTGSVLVAYARAIHRLSNEGATGAKTVFDIPLAYLSPKSGEELRKQLL, encoded by the coding sequence ATGAAAAACATAATTAAAATTGGTATTGTTGGATACGGAAACCTAGGAAGAGGCGTTGAATTTGCAATTAAGCAGAATCCTGATATGCAATTGGCTGCTATCTTTACAAGAAGAGACCCAAAAACTTTAGTAGTTGCTGATAACAGTGTAAAAGTATTATCTATTGCTGATGCAGAGCAATATAAAGATGATATTGACGTATTAATTCTCTGTGGTGGTTCAGCTACAGATCTTCCTGTACAAGGTCCTCAGTTTGCAAAAATGTTCAATACAGTTGATAGTTTCGACACTCACGCTAAGATTCCTGAATACTTTGAAGCAGTTGACGAAGCAGCAAAATCAAATAATAATCTAAGTATTATTTCAGTTGGATGGGACCCAGGTTTATTCTCAATGAATAGATTATTATCCCAATGTGTTCTACCTGAAGGTAATGATTATACTTTCTGGGGTCGTGGTGTAAGCCAAGGTCATTCTGATGCAATCAGAAGAATAGAAGGTGTACAAGGTGCAGTTCAATACACTATTCCTATTGACAGCGCTTTAGAAAAAGTTAGATCTGGTGAGAATCCTGAACTTACTACTCGTGAAAAACACATTAGAGATTGTTATGTTGTAGCAAAAGAAGGTGCAGACAAAGCTAAGATAGAAAATGAGATTAAAACAATGCCTAACTATTTCTCTGATTACGATACTAATGTTACTTTCATCAGTGAAGAGGAATTGAAAGCTAACCATTCAGAAATGCCTCATGGTGGATTTGTAATCCGCAGTGGTAAAACTGGAGAAGATAACAAACATAATCAAATCATTGAATTCTCATTAAAATTAGATAGTAATCCTGAACTTACTGGAAGCGTTTTAGTTGCTTATGCACGTGCTATCCATAGATTGAGTAACGAAGGGGCTACTGGAGCAAAAACTGTTTTTGATATTCCACTAGCTTACTTATCACCTAAATCTGGTGAAGAATTAAGAAAGCAATTGCTATAA
- a CDS encoding AraC family transcriptional regulator: MKPYKENLISPELPFPVEIFIQDNEKSNIIVKPHWHDCIEILYMIQGTALQQINDRVLKVNVNDIILLNNGDIHGTWCAAEDKTKILVVKFLPEMISNISNIYESKYIITFLQSANKYKDDSPRVFQSTDELIDLFMGAYNEFINKKMGYEIFIKGYIYQMIAILIRNDNIRLFQPTIKENELIEINPLLKYIELHYKENITLEEAASMVNKSYYHFSRFFKKATGRNYKEYIDFVRVCEAEKLLISKDMNISQIAYEVGYNNVSSFNRVYKRIRGYSPSKIKKAKTAKN, from the coding sequence ATGAAACCTTACAAAGAAAACTTGATTTCACCAGAATTACCTTTTCCAGTAGAAATATTTATCCAAGACAATGAAAAATCAAATATTATTGTTAAGCCTCATTGGCATGATTGTATTGAAATATTATACATGATTCAAGGTACAGCATTGCAACAGATAAATGATAGGGTTTTAAAAGTTAATGTTAATGATATTATTCTATTAAACAATGGGGATATTCATGGTACATGGTGTGCTGCGGAGGATAAGACTAAAATATTAGTTGTAAAGTTCTTACCTGAAATGATAAGCAACATATCGAATATTTATGAATCCAAATATATAATTACCTTTTTACAGAGCGCGAATAAATATAAAGATGATTCTCCAAGAGTATTTCAAAGTACAGATGAACTAATTGATTTATTTATGGGGGCATATAATGAGTTCATTAATAAAAAAATGGGATATGAGATCTTTATAAAGGGATATATTTATCAAATGATTGCTATATTGATAAGAAATGATAATATAAGATTATTCCAACCAACTATCAAAGAAAATGAATTGATAGAAATCAATCCTTTGCTGAAATATATTGAACTCCATTACAAAGAGAATATAACTTTGGAAGAAGCCGCATCTATGGTTAATAAAAGCTATTATCATTTCTCTCGATTCTTCAAAAAAGCTACTGGGAGGAATTATAAAGAGTACATTGATTTTGTTAGGGTATGTGAGGCAGAGAAGCTTTTGATTTCAAAAGATATGAATATATCTCAAATCGCTTATGAAGTAGGGTATAATAATGTATCTAGTTTCAATCGTGTATATAAACGGATAAGAGGATATTCACCTAGTAAGATAAAAAAAGCAAAAACTGCAAAGAATTAA
- a CDS encoding flavin reductase family protein, whose protein sequence is MNKKQFVTKSSLQPAPKVLVSCRDKDGKDNALAVGYCGNCSYDPPMVMVGIVPSRHSYQMVKDTKCFVVNLPTKDYQKEFDYLGSVSARDEDKLAKMNIKTADASKVNAPILVDCPVNIECTVVDSIMTGSHEMFIGKIENINADENIVNEDGSIDYSKLDLI, encoded by the coding sequence ATGAACAAAAAACAATTCGTAACAAAATCCAGTTTACAACCTGCACCTAAGGTATTAGTATCTTGTAGAGATAAAGATGGTAAGGATAATGCTCTTGCTGTTGGTTATTGTGGTAACTGCAGCTATGATCCACCAATGGTTATGGTTGGAATCGTTCCATCAAGACACTCATACCAAATGGTAAAAGATACTAAATGTTTTGTTGTAAACTTACCAACAAAAGATTATCAAAAAGAATTTGATTATTTAGGTAGCGTAAGTGCAAGAGACGAAGATAAATTAGCTAAGATGAATATAAAAACAGCTGATGCTAGCAAAGTTAATGCACCTATATTAGTAGATTGTCCAGTAAATATTGAATGTACTGTTGTTGATTCAATAATGACAGGTTCACATGAAATGTTTATAGGAAAGATTGAAAATATTAATGCAGATGAAAATATTGTGAATGAAGATGGAAGTATAGATTATTCTAAGTTGGATTTAATTTAA
- a CDS encoding MerR family transcriptional regulator: MRIGMFAKLNNQSIDTIRYYIGLNLIHPFRKGRYYYFGKEQQKELDELLYLKKMRFTLQEIKKITLIKQLNKIKTVTKSNYIKDILLQKRESIELEINDLNRIIQALDDEIKTIDEKQNINLKQKGVAFKNLEYICCPKCGKPIEISKGVLKNNSIYEGLSVCDCGYSISIREGIIITKHDDDNIIEPFIKYNNPIDTTINDLPQSYIDFMMSSTKEIVQILIEKNLSDKILCFMKSGLGLLEINLLERTQNIKLMMLIDDDFNKLKIAKTSIESKFPNANIIYVCSELFDLPFKKKSVDIGIDFYASFVNGFRWEYNIYEYIIPILKDRSSIIGLYLYFKSFNMLTRLDCARRKLFDSITISDIIEGNNYKQNKIYDETILLEGENINGFFIEGDKVNSRIMVFERD, encoded by the coding sequence ATGAGAATAGGTATGTTTGCAAAATTAAATAATCAAAGTATAGACACAATTAGATATTATATAGGACTAAATCTAATTCATCCATTTCGTAAGGGAAGATACTATTATTTCGGTAAAGAACAACAAAAAGAATTGGATGAGTTATTATATTTAAAAAAAATGAGATTTACATTACAAGAGATTAAGAAAATTACTTTAATCAAGCAATTAAACAAAATAAAAACAGTGACGAAGAGTAATTATATAAAAGATATATTGTTACAGAAAAGAGAGTCAATAGAATTAGAAATAAATGATTTGAATAGGATTATCCAAGCACTTGATGATGAAATTAAAACAATAGATGAAAAACAAAATATAAACCTGAAACAAAAGGGGGTAGCATTTAAAAATTTAGAATATATATGCTGCCCTAAGTGTGGTAAACCCATTGAAATAAGTAAAGGTGTGTTAAAAAATAATTCTATTTATGAAGGATTAAGTGTATGTGATTGTGGTTATTCTATTTCTATCAGAGAAGGTATTATTATAACAAAACATGATGATGATAATATTATTGAACCGTTTATTAAGTATAATAATCCAATAGATACAACTATTAATGATTTACCCCAATCATATATTGATTTTATGATGAGCTCTACCAAAGAGATTGTGCAGATACTTATTGAAAAGAATTTATCTGATAAAATACTTTGTTTCATGAAATCAGGTTTAGGATTATTGGAGATAAATTTACTAGAACGAACGCAGAATATAAAATTAATGATGTTAATTGATGATGATTTTAATAAACTTAAAATTGCTAAAACATCGATAGAGTCTAAGTTTCCTAATGCCAATATTATCTATGTTTGTAGTGAGCTTTTTGATTTGCCATTTAAGAAGAAATCTGTGGATATAGGTATAGACTTTTATGCTTCATTTGTTAACGGTTTTAGATGGGAATATAATATATATGAATATATAATTCCAATTTTAAAAGACAGAAGTAGTATTATAGGTTTATATCTATATTTTAAATCCTTTAATATGTTGACAAGGTTGGATTGTGCTAGAAGAAAGTTGTTTGATAGTATTACAATATCAGATATCATTGAGGGGAATAATTATAAACAAAATAAAATCTATGATGAAACCATACTTTTAGAAGGGGAGAATATAAATGGGTTTTTCATTGAAGGAGATAAAGTTAATTCAAGAATTATGGTTTTTGAAAGAGATTAA
- the ltrA gene encoding group II intron reverse transcriptase/maturase, translating to MKVTNHGAKNRKLHKKDYLQMVSTESKEYVEVLIHEKIAENNHLITDFQEAELLEKILERNNLNKAYKKVKSNKGSGGIDKMSVDELLTFLKDNKTALIKQIREGKYKPNPVRRVEIPKEEKGKVRKLGIPTVVDRVIQQAITGVLSPIYEKQFSENSYGFRPNKSAHGALKKCCKNVDEGYIYVVDMDLEKFFDMVCQSKLIEILSRTIKDNKIISIIHKYLNAGVINNGMFEKTEKGVPQGGPLSPLLSNIMLNELDKELTKRGHRYVRYADDLMIFCKSKRGATRVLKSIIVFIEKKLFLKVNTDKTVVAHVSKVKFLGYTFYRYKGKCRLRVHKKSINKMKHRLKELTKKSNGWGNEYRILKLKQYIIGWLNYYRLADMKGILKRTDEWLRRRIRAIYWKQWKRVKTRYRMIRKYNLPLWKVHEMANCRKGTWRSTMMLNSVLTNKEIVNLGYMTMTHYYLKICEN from the coding sequence ATGAAAGTAACTAATCATGGAGCTAAAAACAGAAAACTTCATAAGAAAGACTATCTACAAATGGTATCGACGGAATCGAAAGAGTATGTAGAAGTGTTGATTCATGAGAAGATTGCTGAAAACAACCATCTTATCACAGATTTTCAAGAGGCGGAATTGCTAGAGAAGATTTTAGAACGAAATAACCTAAATAAGGCATATAAGAAAGTAAAATCAAATAAAGGTAGTGGAGGAATTGATAAGATGAGCGTAGATGAACTTCTAACGTTTCTTAAAGATAACAAAACAGCCTTAATCAAGCAAATAAGAGAAGGTAAATATAAGCCTAATCCAGTCCGTAGAGTAGAAATACCAAAAGAAGAAAAGGGTAAAGTAAGAAAACTAGGAATACCAACAGTAGTAGATAGAGTAATACAACAAGCAATAACAGGGGTATTATCACCAATCTATGAAAAGCAGTTTTCAGAAAATAGCTATGGATTCAGACCTAATAAAAGTGCTCATGGAGCACTAAAGAAATGCTGTAAAAATGTAGACGAGGGATACATATACGTGGTAGACATGGACTTAGAGAAATTTTTTGACATGGTATGCCAAAGTAAACTAATTGAAATATTATCAAGAACAATAAAAGATAATAAGATAATATCGATTATACATAAATATCTAAATGCAGGAGTAATAAATAATGGAATGTTTGAGAAAACAGAAAAAGGAGTACCACAAGGTGGACCACTCAGTCCATTATTAAGTAATATAATGCTAAATGAGTTGGATAAAGAATTAACTAAAAGAGGGCATCGATACGTAAGATATGCAGATGACCTAATGATATTTTGTAAAAGCAAACGAGGAGCTACGAGAGTACTAAAATCGATAATAGTATTTATAGAAAAGAAGCTATTCTTGAAAGTAAATACAGATAAAACAGTAGTAGCACATGTGAGCAAAGTAAAATTTTTAGGATATACATTTTATAGATACAAAGGGAAGTGTAGGTTAAGAGTACACAAGAAAAGCATAAATAAAATGAAGCATAGACTCAAAGAACTGACAAAGAAAAGTAATGGTTGGGGAAATGAGTACAGAATCCTAAAATTAAAACAATATATAATTGGTTGGTTGAATTACTATAGACTAGCAGATATGAAAGGAATCCTCAAAAGAACAGATGAATGGCTAAGGAGAAGAATCCGAGCAATCTACTGGAAACAATGGAAGAGAGTAAAAACTAGATATAGAATGATAAGAAAATATAACTTACCCTTATGGAAAGTACATGAAATGGCTAATTGTAGGAAAGGGACATGGCGTTCAACAATGATGCTAAATAGTGTGCTTACAAACAAAGAAATAGTAAATCTAGGTTATATGACCATGACTCATTATTACTTGAAAATATGTGAAAACTAG
- a CDS encoding NAD(P)H-dependent oxidoreductase has product MKTIIINGSPKGKNGNTEIFIENFTKKIHSDVVVKRIIEEDYKILSNQVMKYDTVIIALPLYIHGMPGIVMKFIEHLHVNDTNNPKKIGFILQFGFSEGFQGEYIERYFESMSEELNMIYLGTLIKPEAAAIYMLPKIFTYKLFKRLQKFGKIYDETNTFDKRLITKIKQPYKIKGLKLIFFKVLTNLGLTNKMWNKFLKDNKAYEKRFDRPYSI; this is encoded by the coding sequence ATGAAAACTATAATTATTAACGGATCACCTAAGGGTAAGAATGGCAATACAGAAATATTCATTGAGAATTTTACTAAGAAAATACATAGTGATGTAGTTGTAAAACGAATTATTGAAGAGGATTATAAGATATTGTCTAATCAGGTTATGAAATATGATACAGTCATAATAGCATTACCATTATACATTCATGGTATGCCAGGGATAGTGATGAAATTTATTGAACATTTACATGTAAATGATACTAATAATCCTAAAAAAATTGGTTTTATACTTCAGTTTGGATTTTCTGAAGGATTTCAAGGAGAATATATTGAGAGATATTTTGAATCTATGTCAGAGGAATTAAATATGATCTATCTAGGTACGTTAATCAAACCTGAAGCAGCAGCAATTTATATGTTACCTAAAATATTTACATATAAATTATTTAAGCGATTGCAGAAGTTTGGCAAGATATATGATGAGACCAATACATTTGATAAAAGACTGATAACTAAAATAAAGCAACCTTATAAGATAAAAGGATTAAAACTAATTTTCTTTAAGGTATTAACAAATCTAGGATTAACTAACAAGATGTGGAACAAATTTCTAAAAGACAATAAAGCATATGAAAAAAGATTTGATAGACCCTATTCTATATAA